In a genomic window of Strongyloides ratti genome assembly S_ratti_ED321, scaffold srae_chrx_scaffold0000006:
- a CDS encoding 1,2-dihydroxy-3-keto-5-methylthiopentene dioxygenase — translation MFSSKNNSNNMQIWYMEPYPCGDMRLPHHVYPPKTITLDQLKLLTGIQQYKVDLADTQALKKRISSVKTEKNCNASDMFVLSKETPDLDEKLENLCEPTVKTVDTVSLILDGSCYYDIEKEEDQWIRIYLEKGDFIIIPSGKNIRFTTTPQNYVKIQRFFNTSTKEK, via the exons atgttcagctctaaaaataattctaataatatGCAAATTTGGTACATGGAACCATATCCTTGCGGTGACATGAGACTACCACACCATGTTTATCCACCAAAAACAATTACTTTAGATCAATTGAAATTATTAACTGGAATCCAACAATATAAAGTTGACCTTGCTGATACTCAAGCtcttaaaaaaagaatttcaTCTGTCAAAAcagaaaaaaattgtaatgcTTCTGATATGTTTGTTCTTTCTAAAGAAACTCCTGATCTTGATGAAAAG ctTGAAAATTTATGTGAACCAACAGTTAAAACAGTTGATACTGTTAGTTTAATTCTTGATGGAAGCTGTTATTAtgatattgaaaaagaagaagatCAATGGATACGTATTTATCTTGAAAAAGGAGATTTTATAATCATTCCTAGTGGAAAAAATATTCGCTTTACAACAACCCCTCaa aattatgttaaaattcaaagattttttaatacatctACCAAGGAGAAGTGA
- a CDS encoding Galectin, carbohydrate recognition domain and Concanavalin A-like lectin/glucanases superfamily domain and Concanavalin A-like lectin/glucanase, subgroup domain-containing protein has protein sequence MHIIDNPPIPFSTPIFRGFPEHGKIKIHGEPYCGYSKGFVVELFAGNEIALHLNARFGACGEHKLVVNSNRCGRWEDEDRHHNPFKINHHFHLKIKNHGSHFSIHVNDHHVCHFHHRIDPCRITGLGIKGDVNAFKIHFEEFPHHNGGGVHVGGFPEPPPPYIPGIGGGVAPTPVYSQGGIGSGVSAPGYVGGIGSGAAPFPRGIGGGVAPGMPIGVQPPPPAVIGQPAPVVVIEEERRHHHHHHHHGFLHDLFHHH, from the exons atgcaTATTATTGACAACCCT ccTATTCCATTTTCAACTCCTATTTTTAGAGGATTTCCAGAACATGGAAAAATAAAGATTCATGGAGAACCGTATTGTGGTTATAGTAAAGGTTTTGTTGTTGAATTATTTGCTGGAAATGAAATAGCTTTACATTTAAATGCAAGATTTGGAGCCTGTGGTGAACATAAATTAGTTGTTAATTCTAATAGATGTGGTAGATGGGAAGATGAAGATAGACATCATAAtccttttaaaattaatcatcattttcatttaaaaatcaaaaatcaTGGATCACATTTTTCAATACATGTAAATGATCATCATGTTTGTCATTTTCATCATAGAATTGATCCTTGTAGAATAACTGGATTAGGTATTAAAGGAGATGTTAATGCTTTCAAAATTCATTTTGAAGAATTTCCACATCATAATGGTGGTGGAGTTCACGTTGGAGGATTTCCAGAACCACCACCACCTTATATTCCTGGAATTGGTGGTGGTGTTGCACCAACGCCTGTATATTCACAAGGTGGAATAGGATCTGGAGTTTCAGCTCCAGGTTACGTTGGAGGAATAGGAAGTGGAGCAGCCCCTTTTCCTAGAGGAATTGGTGGAGGAGTGGCTCCTGGTATGCCAATAGGTGTTCAACCACCTCCACCAGCTGTTATCGGCCAACCGGCACCTGTTGTCGTTATTGAAGAAGAAAGACgccatcatcatcatcatcatcatcatggATTTTTACATGATTTATTCCATCATCATTGA